In a genomic window of Thunnus thynnus chromosome 16, fThuThy2.1, whole genome shotgun sequence:
- the si:ch211-266g18.10 gene encoding axoneme-associated protein mst101(2) isoform X15, whose protein sequence is MTEGDKSGPSSAASEPNAAAAAPPASSEKPKGLGLLNKLRVSVELMIALAALLSWVVVGVVMFDFVEYKAVPDIQQIITDPVQAVNDAVDEVSSLLNKFQECAPDLSDPMSAATYAADEIAEAKDGFVRYFSDEEGNFYLSYVDPVIIGRRAFHSTNDLVCGVVGSIRDTLCAIMDTIIDIILAINRGIIDLGFIDPVVIGRNVFSVTNDTVGVIMGYIQDALCFILDSVLDIMKDVQHSVGFSPMAVLKRTAEITTEQINMLVSYFSTLLMGEQGILPEVSIDPMKVVEDAVLEVSDKKDLFMAYISSMFVGDQGEPLATPVVDVVTEKDEISPADINLVRRKGEFLPPFEKVTEIMHAAKHEAVPAPEISEAPDSKMEEEEETEVPTEADGKETEEDDVKHAGLEETELEPSLKDEEILDAADSEEEKQEEAKEVDAVEEEEEEEEIKTEEDGAHMENEEEQEEEKEEGSVDTEKEEEDFKIEDDDNEQEEEEDIKTEEAEVKEEEELEEEEEAKTAENLVEYSEEEEETKTEEEVVEDEEDGEEEEEDEEEEEAAKTEEDFVEDEEEEEEEEEEAKAEEDFVEDEDEEKIEETKTEDEEEEEEEEEEEDGEEETKTEEGLGEEEEEEEEEEEEEETKLEEVLGQDEEEEEEEETKTEDMVEDEEEEEEEEEEEETKLAEALAQDEEEKESEEEEAITEEDVVEADEEEEEEEETEAAAATIDKDMETRDYDHEDDKEKDLHGDEDTDVKDQSVKTDWDDQALEEEDYKAVEEEKEEEKEPSVQHLHLEILSAEQLNDDSLVSESDDEDEEETMTSPHVHDKDEHADIVDDHDENNNNSENGKTEPKRKRKVHIPAERVRRVGSRAAHKEEHKQHDKVLKDAKERHAIKEVKDALMKDLKATEIEKEEKKENKTKVEKTVAIKPKEEKPKKEAKPEVKPTEKIPEKPKEEPQKKKVPKPSKEKKEVKKPSKEEKKEKKHLKEEKEAKKPPKEDKEVKKSPKEEKEVKKPLKEEKEVKKPLKEEKEVKKPPKEEKEVKKPPKEEKELKKPPKEEKEAKKLPKEEKEEKKPHKEEKEVKKPHRVEKEEKKHLKEEKEEKKPHKEEKEVKKPHRVEKEEKKHLEEEKEEKKPHKEEKEVKKPHRVEKEEKKHLKEEKEEKKPHKEEKEVKKPHRVEKEEKKHLKEEKEEKKPHKEEKEVKKPHRVEKEEKKHLKEEKEEKKPLKEEKEVKKPHRVEKEEKKHLKEEKEEKKPLKEEKEVKKPHRVEKEEKKHLKEEKEKKPPKEEKEVKKHLKEEKMPHNVTLFKKEREDKKPSKEETAEKKHVEKKEVKKPLKEEKEEKEAKKPSKEEKEDQKPSKEKKIQPSKKEREDEKALEEKRKMKEKVQKPSEKEKELKKLPKEEKEMKKPSAEEKPHRKEKEPTKKEKEPTELHKEEKEPAHPKVVHELKKHLREKEEELLHPKEEREPKKPSKEEKEPEKPPKKAKEVTKPPKEEKVVAKPPKVEPEKISKEKKQPVSKEVKEEKKERHLKEEVVPKKPSKEEKEPSKHPKMEEKERKGPTKKETEPKKLSKEEDREELSKEKKEVKISKVVKEVKKIHKEEHEPKKTSKKETEPTKPSKEEKEVKKAPKEDKEPAKKKDIKTEAKPQKAARGIKVVKKEVASVLKKEHLNVTKAAVEYKKPVKVLKAAKKHIIPVLKKEHMNVTKTEGREVTKVKAKPEPPKTKKDIDEVKEKKKTIPTKKETEVSKPKVKPTPVHKDAEVTKEKAKHAPSKKEVPKEKAKAAPAKKEAAAPKEKPEPVILKKGHGGPARNASLVKEKVKIVPMKKDVKVAKEKVKAVFAKTTAEVSKQKPKPVHIKRETAPLRIKPSLVVKEAGAPQKNVSLTKEKAKVVPLKKEAVLKEKAKAKTSQKEHEAKPVHAKKEPEATKEKPKPAHEKKVAPSKSEETKKEKVKSLLRKKEPKVPEEKVKPKAMLREKAKPVRVKKELETCKEKDKPAAVKKVMSKEKTKPVRVKKEDRVLKEIQESAKKEKSAEKKATKEEKVKAEPAVSDSFLMDEELPYFQCFFVDEDEAQFPFYAFSPL, encoded by the exons ATGACTGAAG GGGACAAATCCGGCCCCTCGTCCGCCGCCAGTGAGCCCAATGCAGCAGCCGCAGCACCACCGGCGAGCTCTGAGAAACCTAAAGGTCTGGGGCTCCTCAATAAGCTGAGAGTGTCTGTGGAGCTGATGATTGCTCTGGCTGCTCTGCTGTCCTGGGTGGTGGTGGGAGTGGTGATGTTTGACTTTGTGGAGTACAAAGCAGTCCCTG ACATTCAGCAAATCATTACGGACCCTGTGCAAGCTGTAAATGATGCTGTTGATGAAGTATCCAGTCTGCTCAATAAGTTTCAAG AATGTGCGCCTGATTTAAGTGACCCCATGTCTGCTGCCACTTATGCGGCAGATGAAATAGCAGAAGCAAAGGATGGATTTGTTCGATATTTCTCAGATGAGGAGG GAAACTTCTACCTCAGCTACGTTGACCCTGTAATCATTGGCAGACGAGCTTTCCATTCAACTAATGACCTTGTGTGTGGAGTGGTGGGATCCATCAGGGACACACTCTGTGCTATCATGGATACTATAATTGATATTATATTGGCTATAAATAGAG gaATCATTGACCTTGGCTTCATCGACCCCGTGGTAATTGGCAGAAATGTCTTCAGTGTTACAAATGACACTGTGGGTGTAATAATGGGCTACATCCAGGATGCGCTCTGCTTCATTTTAGACAGTGTACTGGATATAATGAAAG ATGTCCAGCATTCTGTGGGATTCAGTCCTATGGCAGTCCTGAAGAGAACAGCAGAAATCACCACAGAACAGATTAACATGCTTGTGAGCTACTTCTCCACATTGCTGATGGGTGAACAAG GAATCTTGCCTGAGGTGTCCATTGACCCCATGAAAGTTGTTGAGGACGCTGTGTTGGAGGTCTCAGACAAGAAAGATTTGTTCATGGCTTATATATCAAGCATGTTCGTTGGTGATCAAG gTGAACCTCTTGCCACACCAGTTGTAGATGTAGTAACTGAAAAAg aTGAAATTTCTCCGGCTGATATTAATTTGGTCAGAAGGAAAG GTGAATTTCTGCCACCTTTCGAGAAAG TTACAGAGATCATGCACGCTGCCAAACATGAAGCTGTTCCTGCTCCAGAGATAAGTGAAGCCCCAGACTcaaagatggaggaggaggaggagactgaGGTTCCAACTGAAGCAGATGgcaaagagacagaggaagatgatg TGAAACATGCCGGCCTTGAAGAAACAGAACTCGAACCGTCACTGAAAGATGAGGAAATCCTTGATGCTGCTGACagtgaggaggagaaacaggaagaaGCAAAAGAGGTTGATGCtgtagaagaggaggaggaggaggaggagattaaAACAGAGGAGGATGGAGCACACATGGAAAatgaggaagagcaggaggaggaaaaagaggaaggaagtgTTGAcacagaaaaggaggaggaggacttcAAAATAGAGGATGATGACAacgaacaagaagaagaagaagatattaAAACAGAGGAGGCTGAAgtaaaggaagaggaggagctggaggaggaggaggaggccaaaACTGCAGAAAATTTGGTTGAatattcagaggaggaggaagaaacaaaaacagaagaagaggtggtagaagatgaggaggacggggaggaggaggaagaggatgaggaggaggaggaggcagccaAAACTGAAGAAGATTTTgtagaagatgaggaggaggaggaggaggaagaggaggaggccaaAGCTGAAGAAGATTTTGTagaagatgaggatgaggagaaaatagaagagacaaaaactgaagatgaggaggaggaggaggaggaggaggaggaggaagatggggAGGAGGAGACCAAAACTGAAGAAGGTttgggagaagaggaggaagaggaagaggaagaggaggaggaggaggagaccaAATTGGAAGAAGTTTTGGGacaagatgaggaggaagaggaggaggaggagacaaaaacagaagacatggttgaagatgaggaggaagaggaagaggaggaggaggaggaggagaccaAATTGGCAGAAGCTTTGGCAcaagatgaggaggagaaggagagtgaggaggaggaggcaatAACAGAAGAAGATGTTGTAGAGGCtgacgaggaggaagaggaggaggaggagactgaagctgctgctgccaccatTGATAAAGATATGGAGACCAGAGATTATGACCATGaagatgacaaagaaaaagatctTCATGGTGATGAAGATACTGATGTCAAAGATCAATCTGTAAAAACTGATTGGGACGATCAGGCTCTAGAGGAGGAAGATTATAAGGCAgtggaagaagagaaggaagaagaaaaagagccATCAGTCCAACATCTTCATCTTGAAATTCTGTCAGCTGAACAGCTCAATGATGACAGTTTAGTATCTGAAtctgatgatgaggatgaagaagaaaCGATGACTTCACCACATGTTCACGACAAAGACGAACACGCTGACATCGTCGATGATCACGatgagaacaacaacaacagcgaGAACGGGAAAACTGAACCTAAACGAAAGAGGAAGGTTCATATTCCCGCTGAGAGAGTCAGAAGAGTCGGATCCAGAGCTGCTCACAAAGaagaacacaaacaacatgataAAG TTCTCAAAGATGCAAAGGAAAGACACGCTATAAAAGAAGTTAAAGATGCCCTTATGAAAG ACCTAAAAGCCACAGAAAttgaaaaggaggagaaaaaggagaacaaaACCAAAGTTGAGAAAACCGTGGCGATAAAACCAAAGGAAGAAAAGCCAAAGAAGGAGGCCAAACCTGAGGTAAAACCTACTGAGAAGATACCAGAGAAGCCCAAAG AAGAACCCCAGAAGAAGAAAGTACCAAAGCCTTctaaggaaaagaaagaagtgaaGAAACCCTccaaagaagagaagaaggaaaagaagcatctaaaagaagagaaagaagccAAGAAACCACCTAAAGAAGATAAAGAAGTCAAGAAATCTCccaaagaagagaaagaagtcAAGAAACCActcaaagaagagaaagaagttaAGAAACCacttaaagaagaaaaagaagtcaAGAAACCTCccaaagaggagaaagaagtcAAGAAACCTCccaaagaggagaaagaattGAAGAAACCACccaaagaggagaaagaagccAAGAAACTACccaaagaagagaaagaggagaagaaacctcataaagaagagaaagaagtcAAGAAACCACATAGAgtagagaaagaggagaagaaacatctcaaagaagagaaagaggagaagaaacctcataaagaagagaaagaagtcAAGAAACCACATAGAgtagagaaagaggagaagaaacatctcgaagaagagaaagaggagaagaaacctcataaagaagagaaagaagtcAAGAAACCACATAGAgtagagaaagaggagaagaaacatctcaaagaagagaaagaagagaagaaacctcataaagaagagaaagaagtcAAGAAACCACATAGAgtagagaaagaggagaagaaacatctcaaagaagagaaagaggagaagaaacctcataaagaagagaaagaagtcAAGAAACCACATAGAgtagagaaagaggagaagaaacatctcaaagaagagaaagaggagaagaaacctcttaaagaagagaaagaagtcAAGAAACCACATAGAgtagagaaagaggagaagaaacatctcaaagaagagaaagaggagaagaaacctcttaaagaagagaaagaagtcAAGAAACCACATAGAgtagagaaagaggagaagaaacatctcaaagaagagaaagagaagaaacctcccaaagaagagaaagaagtgaAGAAACATCTCAAAGAAGAGAAGATGCCACACAACGTGACACTTTTCAAGAAGGAGAGGGAAGACAAGAAGCCTTCTAAGGAAGAGACAGCGGAGAAGAAGCATGTggagaaaaaagaagtgaagaaaCCTCtaaaagaagagaaggaggaaaaagaagcGAAGAAGCCCTctaaagaagagaaagaagatcAAAAGCCatctaaagaaaagaaaatacagccgtccaagaaagagagggaagacgAGAAGGCTCttgaagaaaagagaaaaatgaaggaaaaagttCAAAAGCCTTCCGAAAAGGAAAAAGAACTGAAGAAGCTTCctaaagaagagaaagaaatgaagaaacCTTCTGCGGAGGAAAAACCTCACCGAAAAGAGAAAGAACCaactaaaaaggaaaaagaaccAACAGAACTCcacaaagaagagaaagaacCAGCACATCCTAAAGTGGTACATGAACTCAAAAAGCATctcagagaaaaggaggaagaattACTGCAtccaaaagaagaaagagaaccAAAGAAGCcctcaaaagaagaaaaagaaccaGAAAAACCACCTAAGAAGGCCAAAGAAGTAACAAAGCCTCcaaaagaagagaaagtagTAGCAAAACCTCCAAAAGTAGAACCAGAAAAGATctcaaaagagaagaaacaaccAGTTTCTAAAGAggtgaaagaggaaaagaaagagaggcaTCTCAAAGAAGAGGTAGTACCAAAGAAACCAtctaaagaagaaaaagagccTTCAAAACATcctaaaatggaagaaaaagaaagaaaagggcCTACCAAAAAAGAGACAGAACCAAAGAAGCTGtctaaagaagaagacagagaggaactgtccaaagaaaagaaagaggttAAGATTTCTAAAGTAGTAAAAGAGGTCAAGAAGATTCACAAAGAAGAACATGAACCAAAGAAGACCTCTAAGAAGGAAACTGAACCAACAAAGCCTTctaaagaggagaaagaagtcAAGAAGGCTCCCAAAGAAGACAAAGAACCTGCAAAGAAGAAAGACATTAAGACAG aagctaaaccCCAAAAGGCTGCAAGAGGAATTAAAGTAGTCAAGAAGGAGGTTGCATCTGTCCTGAAGAAGGAACATCTTAATGTAACAAAAGCAG CTGTTGAATACAAGAAGCCTGTAAAGGTCCTGAAAGCTGCTAAAAAGCACATAATCCCTGTCCTGAAAAAGGAACATATGAATGTCACAAAAACAG AGGGTCGTGAAGTTACTAAGGTGAAAGCCAAACCAGAACCtccaaagacaaagaaag ATATTGATGAagtgaaggaaaagaaaaaaacaatcccAACAAAGAAAG AAACTGAAGTTTCTAAACCAAAGGTCAAACCTACACCTGTTCATAAAG ATGCTGAAGTTACCAAAGAAAAAGCCAAACATGCTCCTTCAAAGAAGG AAGTTCCAAAGGAAAAGGCCAAAGCAGCTCCGGCTAAGAAAG AGGCAGCTGCTCCAAAAGAAAAGCCTGAGCCAGTTATCTTGAAAAAAG GACATGGAGGCCCTGCCAGAAATGCCTCCCTGGTGAAAGAGAAAGTCAAAATAGTGCCTATGAAGAAAG ATGTCAAGGTGGCAAAGGAGAAAGTCAAAGCAGTATTTGCAAAGACAA cagCTGAGGTTTCAAAACAGAAGCCCAAACCAGTTCATATAAAGAGGG AAACTGCTCCACTCAGGATAAAACCATCTCTGGTAGTCAAAG AAGCAGGAGCCCCACAGAAAAATGTCTCTCTAACAAAGGAAAAAGCGAAGGTGGTGCCATTGAAGAAAG AAGCTGTTCTGAAAGAAAAGGCAAAAGCAAAAACTTCACAGAAAG AACATGAGGCTAAGCCAGTTCATGCCAAAAAAG AGCCGGAGGCTACAAAGGAGAAGCCTAAACCAGCTCATGAAAAGAAAG taGCTCCTTCTAAAtcagaggaaacaaagaaagaaaaggtcaAATCACTCCTAAGGAAAAAAG AGCCAAAAGTCCCAGAGGAGAAAGTCAAACCAAAAG CCATGTTGAGGGAAAAGGCCAAGCCAGTCCGTGTGAAGAAAG AACTGGAGACTtgtaaagaaaaagacaaacctGCTGCAGTGAAGAAAG TCATGTCTAAGGAAAAGACCAAACCAGTCCGTGTGAAGAAAG AAGACAGAGTTCTTAAAGAGATACAGGAGTCGGCAAAGAAAG aaaaatcTGCTGAGAAGAAAGCTACCAAAGAGGAAAAAGTAAAAG CAGAGCCGGCTGTATCAGACAGCTTTCTTATGGATG AAGAGCTGCCCTACTTCCAGTGTTTCTTTGTGGACGAGGATGAGGCCCAGTTTCCATTCTATGCCTTCTCACCATTGTAG